GGGCTAATCACCTTATGCATTGTTTTGATAAAAGGTCTCTGATGAGGCCTTTTTTGTATCTCGGATTGAAAGTTTTCACTGCATATTAGGCTAAGGTCTAATACCTAACAGTGAGTGTAGTTTTTATACTGATGTCATAGCCCAATAGTGAGAAAGTACAATGAACTATCAAGACACTTATAAAAGTTCAATTCAAAATAAGGAAGAGTTTTGGCGACAGCAAGCGGCGAAAGTTGATTGGTATAAAAATCCGAAAACGATACTTTCTCAAGATAGTGACCAACAATACCAATGGTTCTCTGATGGCAAATTAAACACCAGTTATTTAGCGCTTGATTATCATATTGCGAATGGTCGCGGTGAGCAATTGGCTTTAATCTATGACTCTCCGGTCAGCGATAGTAGTCAAAAGTTTACTTATAAAGAACTCCATAGCCAAGTGGCAAAATTTGCTGATGTGCTGGCACAAAAAGGTGTCGTCAAAGGCGACCGCGTATTGATTTATATGCCAATGATCCCGCAAGCGGCAATTGCGATGTTAGCTTGCGCACGAGTAGGCGCAATACACTCGGTTGTTTTTGGTGGTTTTGCCGCCCATGAGCTCGCTATTAGAATTGATGACGCCACGCCTAAAGCAATAGTCAGTGCAAGTTGTGGTATTGAATGCGAGACAATCATCCCTTATAAGAGATTACTAGATGACGCGATAGAAGAAGCGACACACCCTGTCGAGAGTTGCATCATATTTCAACGCGAGCAATGTTTGGCAGAAATGACCAATGGCCGAGATTATGATTGGCACCGTTTAATGCATGATGCAGTGGAAATGGAGCCTATCATTGTTGATGCCAATGACCCTTTATACATTTTATACACCTCTGGTACCACTGGAAAGCCAAAAGGTGTTGTTCGTGATAATGGCGGTCATGCAGTCGCAATGAAGTACAGCATGGAGGTTATCTATGGAATGGATGCAGGCGATGTTTTTTGGGCTGCTTCTGATGTCGGCTGGGTTGTTGGGCATTCTTATATCGTTTATGCACCTCTCATAGCTGGTTGTACAACGATATTGTATGAGGGTAAACCGGTAAGAACGCCGGATGCAGGCGCATTTTGGCGCGTGTGTGCGGAGCATAAAGTCAAAGCACTTTTTAGTGCTCCAACTGCCTTTAGAGCCATTTGCAAAGAAGATCCTAATGCGGAGTTTTTGGCCCAGTATGACTTAACTCATTTGCAGCGACTATATTTGGCAGGAGAAAGGTTGGATCCAGCTACCTATCACTGGCTAAAAGAACATAGCGGTGTTCCAGTTATCGACCATTGGTGGCAAACAGAAACTGGATGGGCGATAGCGGGCATTCCTGTTGGTATTGAAACACTTGAAACCAAAGCGGGCGCTGCGGGTGTTCCAACACCGGGCTACGATATCAAAGTACTTGATGAAAAAGGCCATGATCTTGGCAGGCAAGAAGAGGGAAGCATTGCCATTAAATTGCCTTTGCCACCGGGGTGTTTACATACCATTTGGCAAAACCCTGATCGCTTTAAAGCCGGGTATTTGAACACATACCCTGGCTATTATCTAACGGGGGATGGAGGATACATTGACGACGATGGTTACCTTTATATCATGGGGCGAACCGACGATGTAATTAACGTTGCAGGGCATCGTTTATCAACGGGTGAAATGGAAGAAGTCATTGCTGATCACCCTCATATTGCTGAATGCGCTGTGGTAGGCGCAGCTGATAAAATAAAAGGACAAATGCCTTTTGCATTGGTGGTACTTAAAAATGGCGTGAAATTGGCGCATGAGCAAGTGCAAAATGATTTAACGCTAATGGTGCGCAAAAAAATAGGCGCTATTGCCTCACTCAAGCAAGTCATGGTTGTTGATCGCCTGCCGAAAACACGCTCAGGAAAAATATTGCGTAAAGTGATTAGGCAAATGTTAGATGGCGAATCTTATCAAGTGCCATCAACAATTGATGATATTACAATTTTGGATGAATTAAAGGCTCAATTTCTGCCAAAAGTAAGTTAGTAAACGCTAATGATTACTTAAACTGTTTCTAGGACATGGTTAACAGGAATTTACTTTTGCGCAGATCTCTTTAAATTCCACGCTAAATCGGTATACTGTTATTATTTACAGTGTTTGCCGGTTTGCCATGAGAAAGATTATTCATATAGATATGGATTGTTTCTATGCTGCAGTAGAGATGAGGGACAATCCAGAATATAAAAATGTGCCTCTAGCAGTAGGGGGAGACGGTCCTCGCAGTGTCTTATGCACCTGCAATTATTTGGCTCGAAAGTATGGCGTTCGTTCTGCTATGCCAGCGATAAAAGCGAAACAGCTTTGCCCTGATCTATTAATTGTGTCAGGGCGTATGGATGTATATAAATCAATATCCCATCAAATCCGTGAAATATTTCTACGTTATACTGCCAAAATTGAGCCTTTATCACTTGATGAGGCTTTCTTAGACGTAAGTGATTGTACACAACACCAAGGCAGTGCGACCTTAATAGCGCAAGAAATAAGAGCTGCAATTTATGACGAGTTGCAACTGACTGCTTCTGCTGGCGTTGCACCGAATAAATTTCTCGCAAAAATTGCATCCGATGAAAACAAGCCGAATGGCCAATGTGTTATTTCTCCTGCTAAGGTGGCTGATTTTGTTGAACAACTGCCGCTTAAGAAAATTCCGGGTATCGGCCCAAAAACTAATGAAAAACTAGCCGTTCATGGCTTTCGTACCTGTGCTGATGTTCGCAAAACATCCGCTGAGTCACTCGTACCTATAGTGGGAAAATTTGCTCAAAGAATACATGAATATAGCTTTGGTGAAGATGACAGAGAAGTTGTCAGCTCTAGAGAGAGGAAGTCAGTTGCAGTAGAGCGTACCTTCGCGACAGACTTAACAGCTTTTGACGAATGTGAAGACGTTGCAGCGATGCTGTACGATAAATTGCAGCGTCGTTACGAACCGCATAAAAACAAAAATATGACTAAGCAAGGTGTAAAAATAAAGTTTGCTGACTTTACTCAAACTACGGTTGAACACCAAAGTCATTCGCCAATTTTCGAAGAGTATATCGAACTTTTACGTACCGCAGTAGCCAGAGGAGAAGGTAAGCCTATTAGACTCGTTGGTTTGACGATTGGTTTTGGTTCGTCGATAACTAAAGTTGAAGAGAGCAAGTTACAACTAGAGCTACCTATGTGAAGGCTTAGACTTAAGTTAGGTTAATAATAACCCCAAATAAATGTCATCAAACTCTAGAAACATAAATGTTTCTTCACAACTGATCGTAAATGCTTTACCTCCTCCGTTTTTCCGAATGAAACTAATATTTCCTAGTGAGCCAATAAAAAACCTATACTCATCAATTTAATAATGTCATATTTCAAATGAAAATTTAATTAAAATGGACAAAGGGACTAATGGTTCAGGGATTAACAATACTAATAATAATTTCCTTATTAACTTTAATTTTAATTATTATTAGAAGATCTATAAACAAACGTACTACACAAACTACGACTAGACATAAGACACCTAAACAACAATCGTTAACAGCTAGTCGAGTGTCACGTCAAAATGATATTTCTATCAAAGCACCGATAAACAGTACGCTAAAATCTTGTGAAGAATTTTATGAAGAACCAGTCGCTTTAAAAGAGCTGAACTTATTGTCGATAAATGATATTTGTGAGACTCAACAGCAAGCAACGCTTACTATGGTGTCTCATTATAAAAAACCTCATCCGATGCTTTTAAGCCTAGCCAATGGGTATGTATCGCAACAAGAACTCGTCACGATAGTAAAAGCTGATGCAAAGATTGCCGGAAGAATTTTGTTTATTGTAAATTCGCCTAGGTTTGGTGTTCAGCAGCCGATAAAAGACCTGAATCATGCAATTATGTATTTGGGGATATCAGAGGTAAGGGCAATTGCAACTGAACTTGCATTAAAAGCCAGCTTTGAATCAAATAATACAGAGCAAGAGCAGTCATTTAACAATGTTTGGAAAGCGAGTGCTCTAGCTAGCAGTATTTCACTAGAGTTAGGCAAAGTGATTGGTCGAGATAATGCATCTGAACTATCAACGCTCTGTTTGTTGTTTTATTTGGGGGACTTGATCTTATTGTCTTCAAATCCTGAGTCCTCTTATTTGTATAAGAAAGGAATTTCTTTTTATGAACGTATTAAGGAAACACAGCTAAAATTTAAAACAAATTCATCGATTATTGGCAGTCACGCGGCTAGGGCATGGGAGTTACCTGAAACAATGGTAAAAGACATAGAGTATAGTCTTGCCCCCTTAACCAACGACAGAAGTGTTAAATCGCTTAATGATATCGACAAAATAGATATTGTTATTTGTTATTTGGCGTGCAGAATTGCTGAACTAGCCGTATTTGAACAACAAACTAAAGTTGAACAAATGAATATATTAAATCAGAGTAACAATAATCATCTAGAGTTTTTTCATATTAGCAGCATGCTAAGTCACTATAGTCTTACACAGGTAAAAACCTTGCTAAGAGCAAACGATTTTGCACAAAGAGCAAACATGCTGATATCAAAGCATAACCATTGAATTTTGTTCCAAATGTTATAGCGATTGGTATGGAAATGCAGGTTCAGTTTAAGCTCAAGCTTCTTTTCGGCTTAGCCTTAGCCAACAAGTTGAAACTGTAGCAAAGAGTATGTATTAATAATCATTGCGTCAAAATAATAATGGCCCTCAAATTGATTTGAGGGCCATTATTATTGATAACCTATTCTGAAGATTACTTTTTTAGAGTATCAATAGTTCGGGCTATTTTTTCTTCTTAGCTTTTTTACCTGCGATCTTCTTCGCTTTTGCTTTTTTCTGAGCAGTGGTGCGTTTTATTTTCGCCTTTTTCACTGGCACTTTCGCTTCTTTATTTTTAGGCCGCAATTCTTCAATAACGCGACGTTGAAGGCGGTCGCCCATATAGCGTTCGATTTTGCTGATCACGGCCATGTCATGTGCTTCAACCAGTGAAATGGCTGTTCCTTTATTGCCTGCACGCCCAGTACGACCTATTCGGTGCAAATAGATATCCGCTTTACGTGGCATATCAAAGTTAATGACATGGGTAATATCATCAATGTCTAAACCACGAGCCGCAACATCAGTCGCCACCATGACATTAACCTTGGCGGTTTTGAGACGATCTACGGCATTGTTCCGTTTATCTTGTGGCATCTTGCCTTCCAACCAAGCACAAGGTACTTCTTCTGCGTAAAGTTTACCCGATAAGTACTGCACCGTTTCACGCTTGTTTGCAAAAACTACGGCTTTTTCAACTTCTTCTTGCTTTAAGATGTTAACGAGTAACTGTGTTTTATGCTCGCTACTGTCTGCTAAGTGAATCCATTGATGGATTTTAGCTTTTTCTTTTCGTGATGGGTTTGCTTCTAAATAAACAGGCTCTTTTAAAATATCTTTAGCAAACTTAATTACCCCAGAGCCTTCGAGTGTTGCTGAGAAAAGCATGGTTTGTTTACGCCATCTTGCTTCGGCAATAATGCGATTGATGGTTTCAACAAAACCCATATCCAGCATGCGATCTGCTTCATCGAGTACGAGAATTTCAATATCACGGGCGTCAAACTGTTCATTCTCGATATAATCTAGTAAGCGGCCTGGAGTCGCGATTACGATATCAGTAGTGGTTGTTAAAATATCTTTATGGCTACCAAAGTTAACGCCACCAGTAATAACACCAGTTTTAATGTTGGTGTGCGAAGTTAATAGCTCGCATTGTTCACTGGTTTGTAAAGCGAGCTCTCGAGTAGGTGATAGCACTAATACACGAGGAAACCCAGGTTTGGTGCGTGGGTAATCTAATAAGTGTTGAGCAACAGGCAATATAAATGCTGCTGTTTTTCCGGTGCCAGTAGGTGCCGACGCTAAAACATCTTTACCTTCCATTGCTTCTGGCAAAACCAGTTGTTGAATAGAGGTAGGCTTTTTAAAGCCAGCTTTTGATATGCCGCCAATCAGGTCTTGGTCGAGGTCAAACTGCTCAAACATGTATGTTACCGAGTGAATTAAAAACGGGGGCGATTATACCCGTATGTCTTAGGGAAGTCGTTACTTTCCTGTACGATATTTGTGCAAGTATAGTGCTGTTTTGTGATTTTTTTATAAAAGCCGATATTAGTTGGATGATATCGGCGCTTTTTAACGATCAAAAAATAGCTTTTAGAAAAAACCCAGAGGATTTGTATCGTAGCTTACCAGTAGGTTTTTCGTTTGTTGGTAGTGCTCTAATGCCATTTTATGTGTTTCGCGACCTATGCCTGACTTTTTGTAACCACCGAAGGCGGCATGCGCCGGATACATGTGATAGCAATTAGTCCATACTCGACCCGCTTCAATTTTTCGTCCCATGCGATAAGCTCTATTGGTATCACGCGTCCAAAGCCCTGCACCTAAACCAAATTCCGTGGAGTTAGCTAGCTCAAGTGCATGAGCTTCGTCCTTAAATGTAGTGACAGAGATAACCGGACCGAAAATTTCTTCTTGGAAGATGCGCATGTCGTTAGTGCCTTTTAGTAGCGTAGGCTTAACATAAAAACCACCCGAAATTTCATTGTCGACCTGTTTGACCTCTGCACCCATGAGCACTTCGGCGCCTTCATCTCGACCAATATCAAAATAGCCTAGAATTTTATCAAACTGCTCTTTTGATGCTTGCGCACCGACCATAGTGTCAGTATCAAGTGGATTACCTTGAATAATCGCTTTGGTGCGCTCGATAACTTTAGCGATGAAGGCATCGTAAATGTCTTCTTGTACAAACAGTCGTGATGGGCAAGTACATACCTCGCCTTGATTAAAGTAGGCAAGTACAGCTCCTTCAATACACTTGCTCAAGTAATTATCCTCAAAGTCCATCACGTCAGAGAAAAAGATATTTGGCGATTTACCACCGAGCTCAACGGTGGAAGGAATAATATTTTCCGCCGCACATTTAAGAATATGTGATCCAACAGGTGTTGAGCCAGTAAAGGCAATTTTGGCTATTCGAGTACTGGTTGCTAATGCTTGGCCTGCTTCTTGTCCATATCCATTGACTACATTTAGCACGCCGGCAGGGATTAAATCACCAATGAGCTCTAACAACACCAAAATGGATGCGGGTGTTTGTTCTGCTGGCTTTAACACGATGCAATTTCCCGCAGCCAACGCTGGGCCAAGCTTCCATGCTGCCATTAGGATTGGAAAGTTCCACGGGATGATTTGGCCAACGACACCTAAAGGCTCATGAATATGATATGACATGGTGTTTTGGTCAATTTCTGCTAATGAACCTTCTTGTGCTCGAATACAGCCGGCAAAATAACGAAAATGATCAATCGCCAGTGGAATATCAGCGGCTAAGGTTTCTCTTATTGCTTTACCGTTATCCCAAGTTTCAGATAAGGCCAATAGTTCAATGTTCTGCTCCATGGTATCAGCAATTTTCAATAATATATTTGAACGTTCAGTTACTGATGTTTCACCCCAAGATTGTTTTGCTTTGTGTGCGGCATCTAACGCCAGTTCAATGTCCTTTTCATCTGAACGTGGAATTTTACAAAATACTTCGCCGTTGACGGGGCTGACATTGTCAAAATATTGGCCGTTAACTGGTTCAACCCATTGACCATCGATATAATTTTGGTACCTGTCTTTGAAATTGAATAAAGCACCTGATGTATTGGGGGCAGAATAAATCATGAGTCTTCCTTTGCGTTTTAATTATTTATAAACAAGAACTTTACCGTAGCGGCTGAGCAAAAATCATACTATGCTAGCAGTCCTGTTTTGTTGACTGTTAGTACAGCAAAAGTGTTATTGGAGTATAGTTGAACATTATGATTTCAGGGAAAGTGAAGGAACAAAGACTCAACCCTCATGTACTGGTCGAAAATAAGATAAGTTTTGCTGCACAAGCGGCGGAACTGAGTATTTATGATACCTTTGAAAGTGCAGATAAAGTTCAGCTAGCCTCAGATCAGCTGCTCTTTTGTGGCATGGTGTCAGGTAAGAAGATCATGCATGCCGATGATGAAAATTATCATCAAGAATTTTTGCCTCATGAATCTTTTGTCATTGCGCCAAATAAAATGGTCGAAATTGACTTTCCGGAAGCCAAAATAGAACAGCCAACAACGTGTTTAGCCATTGAAATTTCAAATGAACGTGTAGAAAAAATTAGCCAACAAATGAATGTGTTGGCGCCTGTTGAAGGGAAAATAGGGACAGGGAGTGCTAATCACCCTTTAATTCATACACATCATAATACCGAGACACAGGCCTTACTCACCCGCATGGTCGATATTTTCACTGAGAATCACCCTGATAGAAGCTTCATGATTGACCTAGCGGTGAATGAATTGTTGGTACGCCTACTGCGACACCAAAAGTACCGTGCAGTCCTAGAAAGTACTTTGTTAAGGCCAGACCAAGATGGTTTTACCGCCGCACTGCATTATTTGATGGCTAATTTATCGAATGAATACGATATAGACAGGCTCTGTAAAGTAGCTTGTATGAGCCGTACTAAATTTTTTGAGTTGTTCAAGAAAAAACTAGGCTGTTCACCTTTGGTCTATCAAAATCAACAGCGGCTAAAACGCTCCGCAGAGTTGATCGCGCTGGGCAAACAAATTACCCAAGTGTGTTTTGAAGTGGGGTTTAAAAACACCAGTCATTTTAGTCGTGCTTTTAAGCAGTACTTTGGTCTATCACCAAATCAATATAGAAAACGGCACTATTTATCCGTATCTTAGTGCTCATCAACGAATTCAGACGTCGAGCAACTCGTTGATTTCAGACAGTATCTGGTCGCACCAAGCTTCTATTCGCTGCTCGGATAGCGCGTATTGGTTATCTTCATCAAGTGCTAAGCCAACAAAAAATTCATTGCCTTCGGCTAACGCTTTTGACTTTGCGAACTCGTATTCGTCGTTTGGCCAATAGCCAATAATGTCTGCGCCTAATGGTAATATTTCATCGTGTAGCATACCAAGTGCATCTTGAAACCAATCGGTATAACCTACCTGATCGCCCATACCGTATAACGCAATTATTTTTCCTGATAAATCTAATGACGCTATATCCTGCCAGTGTGATTCCCAGTCTTCTTGAAGTTCACCATAATCCCAAGTCGAGATCCCATAAATAAGAAAGTCGTATTCTAGGCTAAGCGATAAGTTGACGTCTTTGATGTTATGCAAATCAACAATATCAGCGCCAAGTGTTGCTTGAATTTTTTCAGCGGCTATTTCGGTGTAGCAAGTTGTTGAGCCGTAGAATAATCCGATCTTCATCAATTAAACCTAAATGGGAATACAAAGTGGCGCGAGTTTATCAGAACCAGCATATTCTTCGCTACATATGCGTACAATTTACTTTAATAATCTCGCTGAAATTGTTACTTCGATTGATTTCTATCACGAATATCTGTAATTTTAGCAGCCATTAAACGGTCTTAGTTGACTGCGTTCCCTTAAGGATATTATTTGATGTTATTTCGAGCACACACAGCACTGTTAAAACATGCGTTAAAAATATTGACGTTGACTACTACAGTGATATTTTCTTCGATTTCAATGGCGGCAACGAGCCCCAATGTGCCAAGTACTATTGCTAAGCCTATCGAAGGTTTTAACGTTGAAGCGTTGAAAAAGTCGATAAACGAAACAATCGGTTTGACAGTGATTGAAGCCTTGCCTTCACCGGTTGCAGGCATTGCCGAAATCATTACAGACCAAGGTTTGTTTTATACAACTTACGACGGTAAATATTTAATTCAAGGCACCATGTTTGGCTTGTCTGAACAAACCGTAACTAATGTTACTGAAGCAACGATGTCTAAAATGCGTTTGATCGGACTGGAAAAGTTTGACAACGACACTATCACTTATAAGGCTAAAAACGAGAAACATGTCATCACAGTTTTTACCGACATTACTTGTGGGTATTGCCGAAAAATGCATGAACAAATGGATGAGTATAACGATTTAGGTATTACTATTCGTTACCTCGCTTATCCTCGTGCAGGTATTACGGATCGCTCTGGAGTCTTCACGCAAGGTTTTCAAGATTTACGCTCAATATGGTGTAACGAAAACCCTGAACAAGCATTGACTAAAGCAAAAAGCGGTAGCGGTGTACCACAACGTATTTGTGATAAGCCAGTTGCTGAAGAATTTAACTTTGGCCGTCAAATTGGTGTTAATGCCACGCCAGCACTTGTACTAGCAGATGGTAGTTTGCGTCCGGGCTATATTCCGCCGAAAGATCTTATTCAATTGCTTGATAGCATGTAATATATAGCTAATGTGAAGAAGTTAAGCCACATGAACTAATGTGGCTTTTTTATTTCTAGGAAATGACGACAACATGCAAAAAGAGATCATTCGCCGACCTCTAGTTGATGATAACAACTTACCCAATACGCTACATCCCATCATTAAACAAATTTATGCTCGACGTGGGATAAAAAATGAAGATGAGTTATCGCTCAATTTGCCAAAACTTTTGCCATTAGAGCTTCTTAGTGGGCTTAAAGAAGGTTGTGAGATATTGTTTGACGCATTTGCTCAACAGAAAAAAATCTTCGTCGTCGGTGATTTTGATGCTGATGGTGCGACAAGCACTGCACTTATGATGGAAGCGTTAACCTTGTTGGGCTCTACCAACCACCATTTCATCGTGCCTAATCGTTTTGAATACGGCTACGGGCTAACGCCAGAAATCGTCGATATTGCACATGCCCGCGGCGCCGAGCTGATCATTACCGTTGATAATGGCATTAGCTGTATCGCTGGCGTAACCACAGCAAAAGCGCTTGGCCTACAAGTTATCGTCACCGACCACCATTTACAAGGTGAACAACTGCCACCCGCAGATGCCATTATTAACCCTAATCAGCATGTATGTAATTTTCCTAGTAAAGCGTTAGCAGGTGTTGGCGTTGCGTTTTACTTTATGATGGCGTTTAGAAAACATTTACGAGAGCTAGGTTGGTATGAAGAGCGACAGATGGCTGAGCCAAATCTTGCTCAGTTACTGGATTTGGTCGCACTAGGAACCGTTGCTGATGTGGTGCCTTTGGATTACAATAATCGGATCTTAGTCGAGCAAGGCATTAAGCGTATTCGAGCAGGTGTGACTAGGCCAGGCATTCAAGCGCTCTTAGAAGTGGCCAACAAAACCCAAGCGAAGTTGATCGCCAGTGATTTTGGTTTTTCACTCGGTCCGCGTATTAATGCAGCAGGCCGTCTTGATGATATGTCATTCGGGATAAATTGCTTATTAGCATCTGACTTATCGACCGCGAGAGCCATGGCCGTTGAACTTGATGGCTTAAATCAATCTCGCCGAGAAATTGAGCAGGGCATACAGCAAGAAGCAGAGCGTGTTTTGTCGCAGTTATCACTTACTCACGCTAAATCATTTGCTAGCAGTGAACTTCCTAATGCGATTTCATTGTTTCAACCGGATTGGCATCAAGGCGTGATCGGAATTGTGGCTGGTCGATTAAAGGAAAAATTCAACCGACCGAGTATCGTTTTCGCAGCATCAGATACAACTCCCAATGAGCTTAAAGGCTCAGCTCGTTCTATTATCGGATTACACATAAGAGATTTACTTGAACATATTGACAGCCAAAACCCTGGCGTGATTTTAAAATTCGGCGGTCATGCAATGGCCGCAGGGCTAACTATTCAAGCGGAACATTTCGAGCAATTTTCATCTTTATTTAATCAAGTTGCTGGCGAATGGTTATCGGAGGAAGACTTTCAAGGAAAGGTATTTTCAGACGGGGTTTTAGGTACTGAACATTTGACATTATCGTTTGCTCAGCAACTTCAAGATGCAGGGCCTTGGGGGCAACAATTTCCTGAGCCAGTGTTTGATGATCACTTTAACATAGTACAGCAGCGTATTGTTGGCGAAAAACATCTAAAATTAGTGGTAGAAAAAAACGACATGGTGTTTGATGCTATCGCCTTTAATGTTGACCTTTCTGTGTGGCCAAGTAGCGAAACCAAACAGGTGTCTCTTGCATATAAACTTGATATTAATGAGTTTAGAGGAAAGCAAACGGTGCAGTTTATG
This window of the Thalassotalea atypica genome carries:
- the recJ gene encoding single-stranded-DNA-specific exonuclease RecJ; translated protein: MQKEIIRRPLVDDNNLPNTLHPIIKQIYARRGIKNEDELSLNLPKLLPLELLSGLKEGCEILFDAFAQQKKIFVVGDFDADGATSTALMMEALTLLGSTNHHFIVPNRFEYGYGLTPEIVDIAHARGAELIITVDNGISCIAGVTTAKALGLQVIVTDHHLQGEQLPPADAIINPNQHVCNFPSKALAGVGVAFYFMMAFRKHLRELGWYEERQMAEPNLAQLLDLVALGTVADVVPLDYNNRILVEQGIKRIRAGVTRPGIQALLEVANKTQAKLIASDFGFSLGPRINAAGRLDDMSFGINCLLASDLSTARAMAVELDGLNQSRREIEQGIQQEAERVLSQLSLTHAKSFASSELPNAISLFQPDWHQGVIGIVAGRLKEKFNRPSIVFAASDTTPNELKGSARSIIGLHIRDLLEHIDSQNPGVILKFGGHAMAAGLTIQAEHFEQFSSLFNQVAGEWLSEEDFQGKVFSDGVLGTEHLTLSFAQQLQDAGPWGQQFPEPVFDDHFNIVQQRIVGEKHLKLVVEKNDMVFDAIAFNVDLSVWPSSETKQVSLAYKLDINEFRGKQTVQFMVEHIAPC